A genomic stretch from Actinomadura rubteroloni includes:
- a CDS encoding tetratricopeptide repeat protein: MSSLREISNRVRNGQEPSLTVISGTGGIGKTTLSVAWLQSVRDLFSDGQLFTDLRGFSGTEPVEPDAVLTGFLRALGVGPEAIPPRIDEQAALFRSLTAGRRMIIMLDNAMSAAQVRPLLPGHGPILVVVTSRSSLPGLAIDGASYLTLGPFAEEDALDLLDRMIGTDRVSAEPDAARELAALCDGLPLALCTSASQLAARVRWPIRRIVDELSDEHRRLTTLRAEDDSVRNVFDVAYKALPPDAARMYRLLSVYPGASLPIESVAAIVGADPRSARATLDVLTEANLIEEGGDGRYRFHDLARIYSREIAQLVERHDDRDAAFRRLVDHRLAHAVAADRAVIPARWHLGGHYEETPVVEFASVEDALNALETELSDNAALIGSARAHGLHREVWQLCEAHWGLFVYRKHYAHWLATYTTGLESAAACEDPAAEALMTEGVASAHLNMRNFALAQTYAERAIVLERRAGRVVGEAAALERLGVARQGLGDPAGAVAAYRRARELHEGIGRARGVALMARHIGDALLQDGRPDEAVPALAEALAYFTAKNDDYNRARTLTALGRAHAAAGHRADADTALAEAAGLASGAGARHQEATIALARADVARDRGDARAERGHLELAAELFAALGSPELAEVRARLGPE, from the coding sequence ATGTCGTCACTGCGGGAAATAAGCAACCGGGTCCGTAATGGCCAAGAGCCATCGTTGACCGTTATCAGCGGTACCGGAGGAATTGGCAAGACCACGCTCAGCGTGGCCTGGCTGCAAAGTGTCCGCGACCTTTTCAGCGACGGTCAGCTATTCACCGATCTGCGGGGTTTCTCCGGAACGGAGCCCGTCGAGCCCGACGCGGTCCTGACCGGATTCCTGCGGGCCCTGGGGGTCGGTCCCGAGGCCATCCCGCCCCGGATCGACGAGCAGGCGGCATTGTTCCGCTCCCTCACCGCCGGACGCCGGATGATCATCATGCTGGACAACGCGATGTCGGCCGCGCAGGTCCGGCCGCTCCTTCCCGGGCACGGGCCGATCCTGGTCGTCGTCACGTCGCGCAGCAGCCTGCCCGGCCTCGCGATCGACGGCGCGTCCTACCTGACGCTGGGCCCGTTCGCCGAGGAGGACGCCCTCGACCTCCTGGACCGGATGATCGGCACGGACCGCGTCAGCGCGGAACCGGACGCGGCCCGCGAGCTGGCCGCCCTGTGCGACGGGCTGCCGCTCGCGCTGTGCACCTCCGCGTCGCAGCTCGCCGCCCGCGTCCGCTGGCCCATCCGGCGGATCGTCGACGAACTCTCCGACGAGCACCGCCGACTGACGACGCTGCGCGCGGAGGACGACTCCGTCCGCAACGTGTTCGACGTCGCCTACAAGGCCCTGCCACCGGACGCCGCCCGGATGTACCGGCTCCTCAGCGTGTATCCCGGCGCGTCCCTGCCGATCGAGTCGGTGGCGGCGATCGTCGGCGCCGACCCCCGGTCCGCGCGCGCGACGCTGGACGTGCTGACCGAGGCCAATCTCATCGAGGAGGGCGGCGACGGGCGTTACCGCTTTCACGATCTGGCCCGCATCTACTCGCGCGAGATCGCGCAACTCGTGGAGCGGCACGACGACCGGGACGCCGCTTTCCGGCGGCTGGTGGACCATCGCCTGGCGCACGCGGTCGCGGCCGACCGCGCGGTCATCCCCGCGCGCTGGCACCTCGGCGGCCATTACGAGGAGACGCCCGTCGTCGAGTTCGCGTCCGTCGAGGACGCGCTCAACGCACTGGAGACCGAGCTGTCCGACAACGCCGCTCTCATCGGATCCGCCCGCGCGCACGGCCTGCACCGCGAGGTCTGGCAGCTCTGCGAGGCCCATTGGGGCCTCTTCGTCTACCGCAAGCACTACGCCCACTGGCTCGCTACGTACACGACGGGGCTGGAGTCCGCAGCCGCCTGCGAGGACCCCGCCGCCGAAGCGCTGATGACCGAGGGCGTCGCGTCCGCGCACCTGAACATGCGGAACTTCGCCCTCGCGCAGACGTACGCCGAGCGCGCCATCGTCCTGGAGCGCCGGGCGGGGCGCGTGGTCGGGGAGGCGGCGGCGTTGGAACGGCTCGGCGTCGCCCGGCAGGGCCTCGGCGATCCCGCCGGAGCCGTGGCGGCCTACCGGCGGGCGCGGGAACTGCACGAGGGAATCGGCCGGGCGCGCGGCGTCGCGCTAATGGCCCGCCACATCGGCGACGCGCTCCTCCAGGACGGCCGGCCCGACGAGGCCGTGCCCGCCTTGGCGGAAGCGCTCGCCTACTTCACCGCGAAGAACGACGACTACAACCGTGCCCGGACGCTCACCGCGCTCGGCCGCGCGCACGCCGCCGCCGGGCACCGCGCGGACGCCGACACGGCGCTCGCCGAGGCGGCCGGCCTCGCGTCCGGCGCGGGTGCCCGGCACCAGGAGGCCACGATCGCGCTCGCCCGGGCGGACGTCGCCCGCGACCGGGGCGACGCCCGCGCCGAGCGCGGTCACCTGGAGCTGGCCGCCGAGTTGTTCGCCGCGCTGGGCTCTCCCGAGCTGGCCGAGGTGCGGGCGCGTCTCGGCCCGGAATGA
- a CDS encoding class I SAM-dependent methyltransferase codes for MDETSETFAEVTRERWEANAAYWVKVIREHRDRYRTDLTDRAVLDAIGPADGCRVLDAGCGEGYLARRLAALGADVVGVDAAQNLVDAASAVPADGPGAARFLRASVDALPLPDAAFDLVVCNHLFSHLPEPSHAINEFGRVLRPGGRLIILTLHPCFYVFDSERGASNSVPASEYFGTRGIDQRFLVDGLESPSMITSWLRPLEHYAGTLRDAGFVLADLREPHPSPEQLRDDPWWKESFPAALFLLLIAERR; via the coding sequence GTGGACGAGACGAGTGAGACGTTCGCGGAGGTGACGCGCGAGCGGTGGGAGGCCAACGCGGCGTACTGGGTCAAGGTGATCCGGGAGCACCGCGACCGGTACCGGACGGACCTCACCGACCGGGCCGTCCTGGACGCGATCGGCCCGGCCGACGGCTGCCGCGTCCTGGACGCGGGCTGCGGCGAGGGCTACCTGGCGCGGCGGCTGGCGGCGCTCGGCGCGGACGTCGTCGGCGTGGACGCGGCGCAGAACCTCGTGGACGCCGCGTCCGCCGTCCCGGCCGACGGCCCCGGCGCCGCCCGCTTCCTCCGCGCGAGCGTGGACGCCCTCCCGCTCCCCGACGCCGCGTTCGACCTGGTGGTGTGCAACCACCTGTTCAGCCATCTACCCGAACCGTCGCACGCGATCAACGAGTTCGGACGCGTCCTGCGCCCCGGCGGCCGGCTGATCATCCTGACGCTGCACCCGTGCTTCTACGTCTTCGATTCCGAGCGGGGGGCGTCCAACAGCGTCCCGGCGTCGGAGTACTTCGGCACGCGCGGCATCGACCAGCGTTTCCTCGTGGACGGCCTGGAATCCCCTTCCATGATCACGTCCTGGCTGCGGCCGCTGGAACACTACGCTGGAACGCTCCGAGACGCCGGTTTCGTCCTCGCCGACCTGCGCGAACCCCACCCGTCCCCGGAACAACTCCGCGACGACCCATGGTGGAAGGAGAGCTTCCCCGCCGCTCTCTTCCTCCTCCTCATAGCCGAACGCCGCTGA
- a CDS encoding SAM-dependent methyltransferase produces MGTVLSLGPTPADCPPRRAVPAPNPARMDNHYLGGKDTYAADRALADRVVELAPVVPSLARAGRAFLRESARRLARAGLRQFLDVGCGLPLPGERLDEIVRRVDPRSRVAYADRDPMVVCHARALLAVEAGTSAAQADLREPVRLLHHPEVRRVIDPDAPTAVFLVNVLPAVTDAEDPCTIMRELLGALPPGSHVVVCHPVRTPALDAAAALCREADVAFVPRDEERIAGLLRGWETLPATPPGDDESALPLLRRVGRKAA; encoded by the coding sequence GTGGGAACCGTGCTGAGCCTGGGGCCGACCCCGGCGGACTGCCCACCGCGCCGCGCCGTCCCGGCGCCGAACCCGGCGCGGATGGACAACCACTATCTGGGCGGCAAGGACACCTACGCCGCCGACCGCGCCCTCGCCGACCGTGTGGTGGAGCTGGCGCCGGTCGTCCCGTCGCTGGCCCGCGCCGGGCGCGCGTTCCTGCGCGAGAGCGCGCGGCGGCTGGCGCGCGCGGGGTTGCGCCAGTTCCTCGACGTCGGGTGCGGGCTGCCGCTGCCCGGCGAGCGGCTGGACGAGATCGTCCGGCGGGTGGATCCGCGCAGCCGCGTCGCCTACGCCGACCGCGACCCGATGGTCGTCTGCCACGCGCGGGCGTTGCTCGCGGTGGAGGCGGGGACGTCCGCCGCGCAGGCCGACCTGCGCGAGCCGGTGCGCCTCCTGCACCACCCCGAGGTGCGGCGCGTCATCGACCCGGACGCGCCGACCGCCGTCTTCCTCGTCAACGTCCTGCCCGCCGTCACCGACGCCGAGGACCCGTGCACGATCATGCGGGAACTGCTCGGCGCGCTGCCGCCGGGCAGCCACGTCGTCGTGTGCCACCCGGTCCGGACGCCCGCGCTCGACGCCGCCGCCGCGCTGTGCCGGGAGGCGGACGTCGCGTTCGTCCCGCGCGACGAAGAACGGATCGCCGGGCTTCTGCGCGGCTGGGAGACGCTTCCCGCGACACCGCCCGGCGACGACGAATCCGCACTTCCCCTGTTGCGCCGCGTCGGAAGAAAGGCGGCGTGA
- a CDS encoding enoyl-CoA hydratase codes for MTDSSVRLEADGPVRHLVLAAPARRNALTAAMLRELAAAIAAVGDDPDARALVVRAEGRAFCAGADVTTLFGDLDRPTGAIRDDLKAVYAAFLGLADLAIPTIAAVDGVAVGAGANIALACDMVIVGPRAAFAFSFADIGLHPGGGATWFLASRLGGHRALATVLDADTIDAARAMDLGLATRRADDPAAAAVELAKRCAERDPALVRDMKRAVRLAETGPLDAVVEFEAWAQAASVGRPAFARYVAEFRARAQPGNR; via the coding sequence ATGACCGATTCATCCGTGCGGTTGGAGGCCGACGGCCCCGTCCGGCACCTGGTGCTCGCCGCGCCCGCCCGCCGCAACGCGCTCACCGCCGCGATGCTGCGCGAGCTGGCCGCCGCGATCGCCGCCGTAGGCGACGACCCGGACGCGCGGGCGCTCGTCGTCCGCGCCGAGGGCCGGGCGTTCTGCGCGGGCGCCGACGTGACGACGCTGTTCGGCGACCTGGACCGTCCGACCGGCGCGATCCGCGACGACCTCAAGGCCGTCTACGCGGCGTTCCTCGGCCTCGCCGACCTGGCGATCCCGACGATCGCGGCCGTGGACGGCGTCGCCGTCGGCGCGGGTGCGAACATCGCGCTGGCCTGCGACATGGTGATCGTCGGGCCGCGCGCCGCGTTCGCGTTCAGCTTCGCCGACATCGGCCTGCACCCGGGCGGCGGCGCGACGTGGTTCCTGGCGTCCCGGCTCGGCGGGCACCGGGCGCTCGCGACCGTCCTGGACGCCGACACGATCGACGCCGCCCGCGCGATGGACCTCGGCCTCGCCACCCGCCGCGCGGACGACCCGGCGGCGGCGGCCGTCGAGCTGGCGAAACGCTGCGCGGAACGCGACCCGGCGCTGGTGAGGGACATGAAGCGCGCCGTGCGGCTCGCCGAGACGGGCCCGCTGGACGCGGTGGTGGAGTTCGAGGCGTGGGCGCAGGCCGCGTCCGTCGGACGGCCCGCCTTCGCCCGCTATGTCGCCGAGTTCCGCGCCCGCGCGCAGCCGGGAAATCGTTGA
- a CDS encoding SDR family oxidoreductase → MSPTVQQQRPPGREGVMDPRPDSGADDYRGSGRLTGKAAVITGGDSGIGRAVAIAYAREGADVLISYLEEDDDAADTARLVEEAGRKAVLVPGDLRDPGQCRTVVRRAVDAFGRIDVLVSNAGYQMTRDRLEDVPDEEWNRTIETNLNALFHLCKAALPHMGAGSSIIASTSVNSDMPPPFLLAYNATKAAIANFAGGLAQQLGPRGIRVNSVAPGPIWTPLIPATMPPEMVASFGEDAPLGRPGQPAELAPVYVMLASDEASYVSGARVAVTGGTPIL, encoded by the coding sequence ATGAGCCCGACCGTCCAGCAGCAGCGTCCGCCCGGCCGCGAGGGGGTCATGGACCCCCGGCCCGACAGCGGCGCGGACGACTATCGCGGCTCGGGACGGCTGACCGGCAAGGCCGCCGTGATCACCGGCGGGGACAGCGGCATCGGACGCGCCGTCGCGATCGCCTACGCGCGCGAGGGCGCCGACGTCCTCATCTCCTACCTGGAGGAGGACGACGATGCGGCCGACACCGCGCGGTTGGTGGAGGAGGCCGGGCGGAAGGCGGTGCTCGTTCCGGGCGACCTGCGCGATCCCGGGCAGTGCCGGACGGTCGTCCGCCGCGCCGTGGACGCGTTCGGACGTATCGACGTGCTCGTCAGCAACGCCGGCTACCAGATGACGCGGGACCGGCTGGAGGACGTCCCGGACGAGGAGTGGAACCGCACCATCGAGACCAACCTCAACGCGTTGTTCCACCTGTGCAAGGCGGCGCTGCCGCACATGGGGGCGGGGTCGTCCATCATCGCGTCCACGTCGGTCAACTCGGACATGCCGCCGCCGTTCCTGCTCGCCTACAACGCCACGAAGGCCGCCATCGCGAACTTCGCGGGCGGGCTGGCGCAGCAGCTCGGGCCGCGCGGGATCCGCGTCAACAGCGTCGCGCCCGGCCCGATCTGGACGCCGCTGATCCCCGCGACGATGCCGCCGGAGATGGTCGCGTCGTTCGGGGAGGACGCGCCGCTCGGCCGTCCGGGGCAGCCCGCCGAGCTGGCCCCGGTGTACGTGATGCTGGCGAGCGACGAGGCGAGCTACGTGTCCGGCGCGCGTGTCGCCGTCACCGGCGGGACGCCCATCCTGTGA
- a CDS encoding TIGR03557 family F420-dependent LLM class oxidoreductase gives MEFGYTLLCEQTPPKQLISDAVGAEEAGFAYSCISDHYFPWIDDLGHSAYAWSVLGALAHATERLRLMTFVTCPTMRYHPAVVAQKAATMGVLSDGRFTLGVGAGENLNEHIVGRGWPSADVRHEMFRESLEIIRRLFDGGFVNYRGDHFRVDSAKIYDLPAERVPIGVAAFGERAGRIAAEFGDALVSDQPVADVVADFSSGAGRGKPVYGQLPVSYGTDADDALHRAHKLWRWAVPGWKVLAELPGPKNFEANSANVRADDVASAVPSGPDVETYLNAVKTWADAGFTHLSFCQIGADRQDDFRRFAEAELLPALRERYG, from the coding sequence ATGGAATTCGGATACACGCTCCTGTGCGAGCAGACACCGCCCAAGCAGCTCATCTCGGACGCGGTCGGGGCGGAGGAGGCGGGCTTCGCCTACTCCTGCATCTCCGACCACTACTTCCCGTGGATCGACGACCTCGGCCACTCCGCCTACGCCTGGTCGGTGCTCGGCGCCCTCGCCCACGCCACCGAGCGCCTGCGGCTCATGACGTTCGTGACCTGCCCGACCATGCGGTACCACCCGGCGGTCGTGGCGCAGAAGGCCGCGACGATGGGCGTCCTGTCCGACGGACGGTTCACGCTCGGCGTCGGCGCGGGCGAGAACCTCAACGAGCACATCGTCGGGCGCGGCTGGCCGTCGGCGGACGTCCGGCACGAGATGTTCCGCGAGTCCCTGGAGATCATCCGGCGGCTGTTCGACGGCGGGTTCGTCAACTACCGGGGCGACCACTTCCGCGTCGACTCCGCCAAGATCTACGACCTGCCGGCCGAGCGCGTCCCGATCGGTGTGGCGGCGTTCGGTGAGCGCGCCGGACGTATCGCCGCCGAGTTCGGGGACGCGCTCGTCTCCGACCAGCCCGTCGCGGACGTCGTCGCGGACTTCTCGTCCGGCGCCGGGCGCGGCAAGCCCGTCTACGGGCAGCTCCCCGTGTCGTACGGGACGGACGCCGACGACGCCCTGCACCGCGCGCACAAGCTGTGGCGGTGGGCCGTCCCCGGCTGGAAGGTGCTGGCCGAGCTGCCGGGGCCGAAGAACTTCGAGGCGAACTCGGCGAACGTGCGGGCCGACGACGTGGCGTCGGCCGTCCCGAGCGGGCCGGACGTCGAGACCTACCTCAACGCGGTGAAGACCTGGGCGGACGCGGGGTTCACGCACCTGTCGTTCTGCCAGATCGGCGCGGACCGGCAGGACGACTTCCGCCGGTTCGCCGAGGCCGAGCTGCTGCCCGCGCTGCGCGAGCGCTACGGATGA
- a CDS encoding type I phosphomannose isomerase catalytic subunit, translating into MDWYPLRLTTPVMTHAFGGTAIADRLGRPSEVPGPVAETWEVSDVDGAVGEVLDGPLAGRTLRDLAEEFPVELMGPGRQGARFPVLTKFIDASGPLPVHLHADDETAHRLESEPNGKTEAWHVVDAPPGATALAGTLPGVDAEALRRALLNEDYDSVLRRLPVRPGETLYVPGGTIHSFGPDTLVYEIEQTSDVQQSAACWRQEDGALLDEGIWQDNLDLVIAEWEPWHRPDFQPGLAVRPSADVERTFCAAGPHFALERWTAASGAVARHEFRSAVVFTNVGGPIEVRSGGWTDVLGPGRTLLLPAALGAVEFTGPADVLLGYKPDLDAEVRAPLVAAGHSPDVIATLGDV; encoded by the coding sequence ATGGACTGGTATCCGCTGCGGCTGACCACCCCGGTCATGACGCACGCGTTCGGGGGCACGGCCATCGCCGACCGGCTCGGCCGTCCGTCCGAGGTGCCCGGCCCGGTCGCCGAGACCTGGGAGGTCAGCGACGTGGACGGCGCGGTCGGCGAGGTCCTGGACGGCCCGCTCGCCGGACGGACGCTGCGCGACCTCGCCGAGGAGTTCCCCGTCGAGCTGATGGGGCCCGGCCGCCAGGGCGCGCGGTTCCCGGTGCTGACCAAGTTCATCGACGCGTCCGGGCCGCTGCCCGTCCACCTGCACGCCGACGACGAGACCGCGCACCGGCTGGAGTCAGAGCCCAACGGCAAGACCGAGGCGTGGCACGTCGTGGACGCGCCGCCCGGCGCCACCGCGCTCGCCGGGACGCTGCCGGGTGTGGACGCGGAGGCTCTGCGCCGAGCGCTGCTGAACGAGGACTACGACTCGGTGCTGCGGCGGTTGCCGGTGCGTCCGGGGGAGACGCTGTACGTGCCGGGTGGAACGATCCATTCGTTCGGTCCGGACACGCTCGTCTACGAGATCGAGCAGACGTCGGACGTCCAGCAGAGCGCCGCGTGCTGGCGCCAGGAGGACGGCGCGCTCCTCGACGAGGGCATCTGGCAGGACAATCTCGACCTTGTCATCGCCGAATGGGAGCCGTGGCACCGTCCGGACTTCCAGCCGGGGCTCGCGGTGCGGCCGTCCGCCGACGTCGAGCGGACGTTCTGCGCCGCCGGCCCGCACTTCGCCCTGGAACGCTGGACGGCCGCGTCCGGCGCCGTCGCCCGGCACGAGTTCCGCTCCGCCGTCGTGTTCACCAACGTCGGCGGCCCGATCGAGGTGCGCTCGGGCGGCTGGACGGACGTCCTCGGCCCCGGCCGGACCCTCCTGCTGCCCGCCGCGCTCGGCGCCGTCGAGTTCACCGGACCGGCCGACGTCCTGCTCGGCTACAAGCCCGATCTGGACGCCGAGGTCCGCGCGCCGCTCGTCGCCGCCGGCCACTCCCCGGACGTCATCGCCACGCTCGGCGACGTGTGA
- a CDS encoding GntR family transcriptional regulator has product MTSENLAAVDLGDVRRRRADRARQVADVLRRQVVNGAFGDGVLPAEACLVREFAASRNTVRDALDLLRGEGLIERCPGVGSVVVAEKYTHGFERLLGLGETLKGHGEVTNEVRTTGSFTPPQEISDRLALPPGEPVVYIERLRRIGGVPFSLDLTYIVGDLGEPLLEEDLVHNDVFVLLERLAGQPLGTAEMTMEAVNADPHSAAVLETPRGTALLMAERLTRLADGRPVDLEYIRFRGDRITMSGTLRRTT; this is encoded by the coding sequence GTGACCAGCGAGAACTTGGCGGCGGTAGATCTCGGCGACGTCCGCCGGCGGCGGGCGGACCGGGCGCGGCAGGTCGCCGACGTGCTGCGGCGGCAGGTCGTGAACGGCGCGTTCGGTGACGGCGTGCTGCCCGCCGAGGCGTGTCTCGTGCGGGAGTTCGCCGCGTCGCGCAACACCGTCCGGGACGCGCTCGACCTGCTGCGCGGCGAAGGGCTCATCGAGCGGTGCCCGGGAGTGGGGAGCGTCGTCGTCGCCGAGAAGTACACGCACGGGTTCGAGCGGCTGCTCGGGCTCGGCGAGACGCTGAAGGGCCACGGCGAGGTGACGAACGAGGTCCGCACGACCGGGTCGTTCACCCCGCCGCAGGAGATCAGCGACCGGCTCGCGCTGCCGCCGGGGGAGCCCGTCGTCTACATCGAGCGGCTCCGCAGGATCGGCGGCGTGCCGTTCTCGCTGGACCTCACCTACATCGTCGGCGACCTCGGGGAACCGCTGCTGGAAGAGGACCTCGTCCACAACGACGTGTTCGTGCTCCTCGAACGGCTCGCCGGGCAGCCGCTCGGCACCGCCGAGATGACGATGGAGGCCGTCAACGCCGACCCGCACTCGGCGGCGGTGCTGGAGACCCCGCGCGGGACGGCGCTGCTCATGGCCGAGCGGCTCACCCGGCTCGCCGACGGACGTCCCGTCGACCTGGAGTACATCCGCTTCCGCGGCGACCGCATCACGATGAGCGGCACCCTCCGCCGCACGACCTAG
- a CDS encoding 4Fe-4S dicluster domain-containing protein — MSLAENRADVPVTVDESLCIDGCTLCIDVCPLDSLALNPETGKAHMFVDECWYCGPCADRCPTGAVTVNIPYLLR, encoded by the coding sequence ATGTCCCTGGCGGAGAACCGCGCCGACGTCCCCGTGACGGTGGACGAGTCCCTCTGCATCGACGGCTGCACGCTCTGCATCGACGTGTGCCCGCTCGACTCCCTCGCCCTGAACCCCGAGACCGGCAAGGCCCACATGTTCGTGGACGAGTGCTGGTACTGCGGCCCCTGCGCCGACCGCTGCCCGACGGGCGCGGTGACCGTCAACATCCCCTATCTGCTGCGCTGA
- a CDS encoding ABC transporter substrate-binding protein: MNRSLTIIAAATLAAGGCSVAGNAGTGGATTVVVGYQSKTINTVTAGTLLRSLGYFEKALGTKYKVVWQDYDTGAPITAQMLAGKIDIGSMGDYPLLINGSRAQAQGADARTELVSVTGYNLRGSLNGVVVDKNAKYRTIADLKGKTVSASIGSAGHGTLVQALKKYAVGDVKTENQQPSVGASALESGKAAALAQFVAWPGLLVNRGQARLLYDGGDLDVPTFHGVVVRTSFAEQRGDVLQAFLKAQIQATDYLHQHPVEAAESVAKSTGLPAETVYLYNGAGGQSTFDVTVKKQLGDALRHDVPFLKSIGVLQNPVDLGKFIDDQYIRRAYGAKYDQDAAATENKAAITGTDQACKKQVDDPAKAGEIWLDGEHATRPAADPQCLLKNVRTFQQNGKKIRAVYAQDALTGTRWFADAMVWLHDGDRYVPFATRQNADRYRAAHPNATDVPYGEAVRTA; this comes from the coding sequence GTGAACCGATCCCTCACGATTATCGCCGCCGCGACGCTCGCGGCGGGCGGCTGCTCGGTCGCGGGCAACGCCGGAACCGGCGGCGCGACGACGGTCGTCGTCGGCTACCAGTCCAAGACCATCAACACGGTGACGGCGGGCACGCTGCTGCGCTCGCTCGGCTATTTCGAGAAGGCCCTCGGGACGAAGTACAAGGTCGTCTGGCAGGACTACGACACGGGCGCGCCGATCACCGCGCAGATGCTCGCCGGGAAGATCGACATCGGTTCGATGGGCGATTACCCGCTGCTCATCAACGGATCCCGCGCGCAGGCGCAGGGCGCGGACGCCCGCACCGAACTCGTCTCGGTGACGGGCTACAACCTGCGCGGCTCGCTGAACGGCGTCGTCGTGGACAAGAACGCCAAATACCGGACGATCGCCGACCTCAAGGGAAAGACCGTCTCGGCGAGCATCGGATCCGCGGGCCACGGGACGCTCGTCCAGGCGCTCAAGAAATACGCGGTCGGGGACGTGAAGACGGAGAACCAGCAGCCGTCCGTCGGCGCGTCGGCGCTGGAGAGCGGAAAGGCGGCGGCGCTGGCCCAGTTCGTCGCCTGGCCGGGCCTGCTGGTGAACCGGGGCCAGGCGCGATTGCTCTACGACGGCGGGGATCTGGACGTCCCGACGTTCCACGGCGTCGTCGTCCGGACGTCCTTCGCCGAGCAGCGCGGCGACGTCCTCCAGGCGTTCCTGAAAGCGCAGATCCAGGCCACCGACTACCTGCACCAACACCCGGTAGAGGCCGCCGAGAGCGTCGCGAAGAGCACCGGGCTTCCCGCCGAGACGGTCTATCTCTACAACGGCGCGGGCGGCCAGTCCACGTTCGACGTGACCGTCAAGAAGCAGCTCGGCGACGCGCTGCGCCATGACGTCCCGTTCCTCAAGTCGATCGGCGTCCTGCAGAACCCGGTGGACCTCGGCAAATTCATCGACGACCAGTACATCCGCCGCGCGTACGGCGCGAAATACGACCAGGACGCCGCCGCCACGGAGAACAAGGCCGCCATCACCGGCACCGACCAGGCGTGCAAAAAGCAGGTGGACGATCCCGCGAAGGCCGGCGAGATCTGGCTGGACGGCGAACACGCCACCCGCCCCGCAGCCGATCCGCAATGCCTGCTGAAGAACGTCAGGACGTTCCAGCAGAACGGCAAGAAGATCCGCGCCGTCTACGCCCAGGACGCCCTCACCGGCACCCGCTGGTTCGCCGACGCGATGGTCTGGCTGCACGACGGCGACCGTTATGTCCCGTTCGCCACGCGCCAGAACGCCGACCGCTACCGCGCCGCGCACCCGAACGCCACGGACGTCCCCTACGGAGAGGCGGTGCGGACGGCATGA
- a CDS encoding ABC transporter permease, protein MTLALDEPRTAAKERPAPKPRRRGSRRLVRAGALVAALAVWHLLTAAHARLGLRFDRLPGPRDVAREFGRQLQTGQYWQDVAQSLVRIVSGFALAALLGVALGVAVARSRWADDLLSPLLEVVRPIPAIALVPVAILLFPRNEQGIVFITFVAAFFPILVSTRHAVRALPTVWADAVRTLGGGRARVLLSVVLPGILPGVFGGLSVGMGVAWICVVSAEMISGDFGVGYRTWQAYTIVDYPGVLVGMITIGVLGRVTSGAVELAGRRVTRWLPGEEER, encoded by the coding sequence ATGACCCTCGCCCTGGACGAACCCCGCACCGCCGCCAAGGAACGGCCCGCGCCGAAACCGAGGAGACGCGGAAGCCGCAGGCTCGTCCGCGCAGGCGCCCTCGTGGCCGCGCTCGCCGTCTGGCACCTGCTCACCGCCGCGCACGCGCGCCTCGGACTGCGCTTCGACCGCCTCCCCGGCCCGAGGGACGTCGCCCGCGAGTTCGGCCGCCAGCTCCAGACCGGCCAGTACTGGCAGGACGTCGCGCAGAGCCTCGTCCGGATCGTGTCGGGCTTCGCGCTCGCCGCCCTCCTCGGCGTGGCGCTCGGCGTCGCGGTCGCGCGGTCGCGCTGGGCGGACGACCTGCTCAGCCCGCTGCTGGAGGTCGTCCGGCCGATCCCGGCGATCGCGCTCGTGCCCGTCGCGATCCTGCTCTTCCCGCGCAACGAGCAGGGCATCGTGTTCATCACGTTCGTCGCGGCGTTCTTCCCGATCCTCGTCAGCACCCGGCACGCCGTCCGCGCGCTGCCGACGGTGTGGGCGGACGCCGTCCGGACGCTCGGCGGCGGCCGGGCCCGCGTGCTCCTGTCGGTCGTGCTGCCCGGCATCCTGCCCGGCGTGTTCGGCGGCCTGTCGGTCGGGATGGGCGTCGCGTGGATCTGCGTGGTGTCCGCCGAGATGATCTCCGGCGACTTCGGGGTCGGGTACCGGACGTGGCAGGCGTACACGATCGTCGACTACCCGGGCGTGCTGGTCGGGATGATCACGATCGGGGTGCTCGGACGCGTCACGTCCGGCGCCGTCGAGCTGGCGGGCCGGCGCGTCACGCGCTGGCTGCCGGGTGAGGAGGAGCGGTGA